One window of the Chryseobacterium camelliae genome contains the following:
- a CDS encoding alpha/beta fold hydrolase, with translation MHTEYTDEELIKNWEGFINHTINVNGIQLHYVEGGSGSPLICLPGWPQTWYSFHRIAPQLAKHFRVFVVDIRGMGSSEAPESGYDKKTMASDIYGLIIQLGLQEAFVLGHDIGGMVAMSLAYNYPQVVSGLIVADGLHPNEGMLQMPLIPAAGTFRDKIDPVHPYTWWMGFNQVRGLPEKLLEGRYYDLLDWLFRYVMIDESKISEFEKEAYAAVYNQPERIRASNAWYQAFNQDIEDSKDYSKLTMPVLGIASNVSYGFYQYALPMAAEQYELVYLPDTGHYMFEENPDAVAEIICSYLTK, from the coding sequence ATGCACACCGAATATACAGACGAAGAACTGATTAAAAACTGGGAAGGATTTATCAATCATACCATTAATGTAAACGGAATACAGCTCCATTATGTGGAAGGAGGCAGCGGATCTCCTCTGATCTGCCTTCCGGGATGGCCGCAGACCTGGTATTCATTTCACAGGATCGCCCCGCAGCTGGCTAAACATTTCCGGGTTTTTGTAGTGGATATCCGTGGAATGGGAAGCTCAGAGGCACCTGAATCGGGTTACGACAAAAAGACGATGGCATCGGATATTTACGGTCTCATCATTCAGCTGGGCCTTCAGGAAGCTTTTGTGCTTGGCCATGATATCGGCGGGATGGTGGCGATGAGCCTGGCTTATAATTATCCTCAGGTGGTCTCCGGATTGATTGTTGCCGATGGTCTCCATCCCAATGAAGGCATGCTCCAGATGCCGCTGATCCCTGCCGCCGGTACATTCAGGGATAAGATAGATCCTGTTCATCCATACACATGGTGGATGGGCTTCAATCAGGTGCGGGGATTGCCTGAAAAGCTTCTGGAAGGTCGTTATTATGATCTTTTGGACTGGCTTTTCCGGTATGTCATGATTGATGAAAGCAAAATATCTGAATTTGAAAAAGAAGCCTATGCCGCTGTTTATAATCAGCCGGAACGCATCCGCGCTTCCAATGCCTGGTATCAGGCTTTTAATCAGGATATTGAAGACAGTAAAGATTACAGCAAGCTGACCATGCCTGTGCTGGGGATTGCCAGCAATGTTTCTTACGGTTTCTACCAGTATGCACTTCCGATGGCAGCTGAACAGTACGAACTTGTATACCTTCCGGATACAGGGCATTACATGTTCGAAGAAAATCCGGATGCTGTCGCTGAAATCATATGCTCATACCTGACAAAATAA